The Zingiber officinale cultivar Zhangliang chromosome 9A, Zo_v1.1, whole genome shotgun sequence genome window below encodes:
- the LOC122020354 gene encoding protein NEDD1-like, with product MRFVDSSVSLLATCGGDTVKLFDVTVDAGDPCTLSYTPSPGSQINSVKWNHTNLVVASAGDDKKISLWNKNGQSMGSFPSHGSDLADDIEESINCISFSNKSSRYLCSGGSGHIVKIWDLQRKRCIKRLSGHTDTITGVMYNCKDEHLASINEKGDLILHYLASGTRAELKDPNGQVLRVLDYSRFSRHLLSTAGDDGSVHIWDTTGRRPKVSWLKQHSAPTTGICFSPSSDKIIVTVGLDKKLYMFDSGTKRPSYCMPFEAPFSSLAYCDDGNLLAAGTNNGRVVFYDVRGKPQPFTVLRAYSSSEAIINLCWQRTKPVVVNEKNCTAETALLGGSSEDSVLMPDPLPSVAVSKFSSTSVLPSLRASNISGSSISITSNISTADETPHRSRLWPGGTLPKLHARSSYDSKDDMDVFSPLVDVQPITSSLGSWWNDNDEMKKDQTFVDKKSTLFSSSRRYPLPDGTTDSHPISDWRSIATSRQDDNSPIQPLAAKNFTQTKSEIFIPQPPGNTLADKSTSIRQPISSSRFLPPVSFDSGAISAGPYDSSSSLNASKNSLISPALTSLDLQNKIFNDSGSASLEPSSVYGHPSTIISSGAKTIGSLANPDFSGTVFSGLPRRHLTSSERTSTSSVFSDSVVSAISSPKSKKTGQETKEELVNSLLSRQDASASVGLASGSLQASNVAMHQPSWSSGHSDQQIGASFSLQLAQRTLEETLESAQNPMLEAVRNVHIEILRQFHMQEMQMFELHKTVLEKLEELMKEVQSLRRESQQLR from the exons ATGCGGTTCGTGGATTCATCTGTTTCGCTTCTCGCCACTTGCGGTGGCGACACCGTCAAGCTCTTCGACGTCACGGTGGATGCCGGCGATCCCTGCACCCTCAGCTACACGCCTTCCCCCGGATCTCAAATCAACTCCGTCAAGTGGAACCACACCA ACCTAGTGGTTGCTAGTGCTGGTGACGATAAAAAGATATCACTTTGGAATAAAAATGGCCAAAGTATGGGATCCTTTCCTTCTCACGGCAGTGACCTTGCTGATGACATTGAG gaatctATAAATTGTATCAGCTTTAGTAATAAAAGTTCTagatatctttgctctggaggaaGTGGGCATATTGTCAAAATATGGGACCTGCAGAGGAAAAGGTGCATCAAACGGTTGAGTGGTCATACTGACACAATTACAGGTGTAATGTACAACTGCAAAGATGAACATTTAGCATCCATCAACGAGAAGGGGGATCTCATACTTCATTATCTTGCTTCCGGAACACGGGCTGAACTCAAGGATCCAAATGGGCAG GTACTAAGAGTACTTGATTATTCTCGATTTAGTCGACATCTTTTGTCAACAGCTGGGGATGATGGATCTGTTCATATTTGGGATACAACTGGTCGCAGACCAAAG GTTTCTTGGTTGAAACAGCATTCTGCCCCAACAACTGGTATTTGCTTCTCTCCATCAAGTGACAAG ATTATTGTTACAGTTGGTCTTGATAAAAAGTTGTATATGTTTGATTCTGGAACAAAAAGACCCTCATATTGCATGCCTTTTGAGGCACCCTTCTCATCGCTGGCATACTGTGATGATGGTAATCTATTGGCTGCTGGGACAAATAATGGACGTGTAGTATTCTATGATGTTCGAGGGAAACCTCAACCTTTCACAGTTCTTCGTGCATACAGTAGTTCAGAG GCAATCATAAACCTGTGTTGGCAACGGACAAAGCCAGTTGTTGTAAATGAAAAAAATTGTACTGCTGAAACTGCTCTTCTGGGGGGCAGTAGTGAAGATTCTGTGCTTATGCCAGATCCCTTGCCTTCTGTTGCAGTGTCTAAGTTTTCATCCACATCAGTACTGCCTAGCCTACGTGCTTCAAATATCAGTGGATCATCAATTTCAATTACATCAAACATATCCACAGCCGATGAAACTCCTCATAGAAGTCGCTTATGGCCAGGTGGAACACTGCCAAAGCTACATGCACGGTCTAGTTATGATTCAAAAGATGACATGGATGTTTTTTCTCCACTGGTTGATGTCCAGCCAATTACATCATCACTTGGTAGTTGGTGGAATGATAATGATGAAATGAAAAAAGACCAAACATTTGTTGATAAAAAGTCGACTttattttcatcctcaaggaGATATCCATTACCCGATGGGACCACTGATTCACATCCAATTTCAGATTGGAGATCTATTGCAACCTCAAGACAG GATGACAACTCGCCTATTCAACCACTGGCTGCAAAAAATTTCACACAAACAAAGAGTGAGATATTCATTCCTCAACCTCCTGGGAACACATTGGCAGACAAATCAACCAGCATCCGCCAACCAATTTCATCATCTCGTTTCTTGCCTCCTGTATCATTTGACTCTGGGGCCATCTCTGCAGGCCCATATGATTCATCTTCATCTCTTAATGCCTCCAAGAACTCTTTGATTAGTCCTGCATTAACTTCCTTGGATCTTCAAAACAAAATCTTCAATGATTCTGGTTCAGCATCATTGGAACCTTCATCTGTTTACGGTCATCCTTCTACCATCATCTCCTCAGGGGCTAAAACAATAGGATCGTTAGCTAACCCTGATTTCTCAGGAACTGTATTCTCAGGTCTTCCACGAAGACACTTGACTAGTTCTGAGAGAACAAGCACCAGTTCCGTCTTTAGTGACAGTGTGGTATCAGCTATCAGTTCACCCAAATCAAAAAAAACTGGGCAAGAAACCAAGGAAGAATTGGTGAATAGCCTATTGTCAAGACAAGATGCATCTGCATCAGTCGGTTTAGCATCAGGGAGTTTGCAGGCATCTAAT GTAGCGATGCATCAACCTTCATGGTCATCAGGTCACTCAGATCAACAAATTGGGGCTTCATTTTCTCTTCAACTAGCCCAACGCACTCTTGAAGAGACTTTGGAATCAGCACAAAATCCCATGCTTGAAGCTGTGAGAAATGTTCACATAGAGATCCTTAGACAATTCCACATGCAGGAG ATGCAAATGTTCGAGCTACATAAAACAGTTTTAGAAAAGCTGGAGGAACTGATGAAAGAAGTGCAGTCGTTGCGCAGGGAAAGCCAACAGCTCCGCTAA